CAAGAGGGCCTGGGCGCGCTCCACGTAGGCGGTGAGGGCGGCGTGCCACTCGTCCGCCGGGTGGAGGTAGGGCAACACCGCCTGGCCCCGGCGCACCATCTCCTCGGGGAAGCGGTAGCCGAGCTGGGCCAGGGTGTCCACCACCATCTCCTGGGCCCCCACCCACTCCCGGCTTCCCTCCTCGGCGCTTTCCGCCGCCTTGCGGTAGTGCTCCAGGGCTTCCTCCAGGTGGAGGAGGTCGTAGGCCACGTGGCCCAGGACCAGCTCCCCCGCGGCCACCGCCCCCCGGGCCACGGCCTCCCGGGCGGCGGCCTCCGCCTCCTGGTAGCGCCCCTGGCGGTAGAGGGCCTCGGCCAGATCGGCGTAGGCCTGGGCCAGGTAGGGGTAGCCCTCCTCCCGCACCAGGGCCCGGAGGTACTCCTCGGCCTCGGAGTAGGCCCCGTGGTCCAGGGCCGCCACCCCCATCTCGTGGAGAACGTGGGGGCGCTCCCCGGCGTCCGCCCGGGCCAGGGCCTCCCGGAAGCTCGCCATGGCCTCCTCGTAGCGCCCGAGCTGGAGGAGGGCCTGCCCCTCCACCAAGGGGGTGCCGTAGGCCTTGTGGCCGCTCTCCTCCTCCAGGGCCAGGGCCTTGCGGATCTCCTCCAGGGCAAGGCCCGGGTTGCCCAAAAGGAGGTGGGCCCGGGCGAGGAGGTAGTGGCGGGTGGCGGCGTCCTCCGGGTCCTCCTCCCCCACCGCCGCCTCCGCCTCCTTCAGGGCGAGAAGGGCCCGCTCCCCCTCCCCGGCCTCCAGCCACATGGCGGCGGCGTCCAGGAGGAGCCAGTAGCGCTCAAGCCCCAAGGCGATCCTCGCCCCCTCCTCGTAGGCCAAGGCGGCCTCCCCGTGGCGGCCAAGCCGCTCCAGGATCCGCCCCTTAAGCCCCTCGGCCCGCCAGGCCAGGTGGGGGGGGAGCCCCGCCTCGAGGGCCTCCAAGGCCTCCTCCAGCCTCCCCAGGTAGAAGAGGGCCTGGGCCTGGTGGTACCGCACCCGGGGGTCCCGGCTCGGGAGGAAGAGGGGAAGGACCTCCCGCTCGGGCCGCCCCTCCAGGGCGAGGAGCTCGGCGAGGAGGCTTCGGTAGAGGGGGTCGTACTCCAACCCTCCCAGGGCGTAGGCCTCCTCCAAGGCGTGGTGGGCCTTCTCCAGCCCCTCCTCCCCGTAGAGGGCGTAGACCTCGGCGAGGAGGAGCCAGGCCTCCTTGGCCTCCCTCCCCCGGCCGAAGAGGGCCTTCCGGGTGAGGAGGTCAATGGCGGTGTCGTAGTCCCCCTGGTGCAGGGCCTCGAGGACCCCCTTCATCGCCGCTAGAGGATACCACAGGCCTCAGTCCTCTCACCCGCCAGGCGCTACCATAGGGCAAGGGAGGTAGGCCTTGCCGCAGCGATTCAACCCTTTCAACCTGCTCCTTCTCGTCCTGTTGGGGTATCTCGTCTACACGGCCCTAAGCGGACCACCGGCCCCCACCCTCGCCTACACGGAGTTCCGGGAGCTGGTGCGCCAGGGGAAGGTGGCGGAGGTGACCCTGGAGGAGACCCGCATCAACGGGCTCCTCAAGGCCCCGGAGCGCTTCCCCACGCCCCAAGGGAGCGTCCAGGTCTCCCGGCGCTTCCAGGTTCCCCTGCCCCCCGCCCAGGTCCAAGACCCCGAACTCCTCCGCTTCCTGGAGGAAAACGGGGTGACGATCGTGACCAAGGCCCCCTCCATCTGGCCCCAGGTCCTCCTCTACGTGGGCCCCACGCTCATCCTCATCGCCTTCTTCTGGTTCTTCTTCATGCGGGCCCAAGGGGGCGCGGGCCAGGTGATGCAGTTCGGCCAGAGCCGGGCCCGGCTTTACGGCAAGGAGAAGCGCGTCAACACCACCTTCAAGGACGTGGCCGGCCACGAGGAGGCCAAGCGGGAGCTCATGGAGGTGGTGGACTTCCTCAAG
This region of Thermus thermophilus genomic DNA includes:
- a CDS encoding tetratricopeptide repeat protein codes for the protein MKGVLEALHQGDYDTAIDLLTRKALFGRGREAKEAWLLLAEVYALYGEEGLEKAHHALEEAYALGGLEYDPLYRSLLAELLALEGRPEREVLPLFLPSRDPRVRYHQAQALFYLGRLEEALEALEAGLPPHLAWRAEGLKGRILERLGRHGEAALAYEEGARIALGLERYWLLLDAAAMWLEAGEGERALLALKEAEAAVGEEDPEDAATRHYLLARAHLLLGNPGLALEEIRKALALEEESGHKAYGTPLVEGQALLQLGRYEEAMASFREALARADAGERPHVLHEMGVAALDHGAYSEAEEYLRALVREEGYPYLAQAYADLAEALYRQGRYQEAEAAAREAVARGAVAAGELVLGHVAYDLLHLEEALEHYRKAAESAEEGSREWVGAQEMVVDTLAQLGYRFPEEMVRRGQAVLPYLHPADEWHAALTAYVERAQALLREGKRLN